From a single bacterium genomic region:
- the hypB gene encoding hydrogenase nickel incorporation protein HypB: protein MSEIIPIGEQVLSENDRLAAAIRARRSVLHLPAINLVSSPGSGKTTLLEKTLTHMAGRRRIALIAGDVQTDNDARRLTAAGGSLVQPIVTGGACHLDARMVTQALEAMDLEGCDLLIIENVGNLVCPSSYDLGEDLKVVLLSTAEGDDKPLKYPAIFRRAGLVVLTKTDLLGSSDFDPERAEAHARMIHPGIEILRLSCRSNAGMEDWFAWLERLMANRMESTGHALG from the coding sequence ATGAGCGAAATCATCCCCATTGGTGAACAAGTCCTCTCCGAAAACGACCGCCTGGCCGCAGCGATCCGCGCCCGGCGCTCGGTTTTGCATCTTCCCGCCATCAATCTGGTCAGTTCGCCGGGGTCCGGCAAAACCACCCTGCTCGAGAAAACCCTCACCCATATGGCGGGGCGGCGGCGCATCGCCCTCATCGCCGGAGATGTTCAGACCGACAACGACGCCCGACGCCTGACCGCAGCAGGGGGAAGCCTGGTTCAGCCCATCGTCACCGGCGGAGCCTGCCACCTCGACGCTCGCATGGTCACTCAGGCCCTGGAGGCGATGGACCTGGAAGGATGCGACCTGCTGATCATCGAGAATGTTGGCAATCTGGTCTGTCCCTCCAGCTACGACCTGGGGGAAGACCTGAAGGTGGTGCTGCTGAGCACGGCTGAGGGGGATGACAAACCCCTCAAGTATCCGGCGATCTTCCGCCGCGCCGGTCTTGTTGTCCTCACCAAGACCGATCTGCTCGGCAGTTCCGATTTCGATCCGGAGCGGGCCGAAGCACACGCCCGCATGATCCATCCCGGCATCGAAATCCTGCGCCTCTCCTGCCGCAGCAACGCGGGGATGGAGGACTGGTTCGCCTGGCTGGAACGCCTGATGGCGAACCGCATGGAGAGCACAGGTCATGCTCTTGGATGA